A stretch of the Luteimonas sp. JM171 genome encodes the following:
- the rfbD gene encoding dTDP-4-dehydrorhamnose reductase, producing the protein MRILLTGANGQVGHALRASLAPLGEVVCATRDGKLAEDGSACQIADLDQPDSLTRLVDQLTPDLVVNAAAYTAVDRAESEPDAAFRANAEAVEAMAAACAKRGALMVHYSTDYVFPGNDPRPRREEDPTGPLNVYGASKLAGEEAIRASDCQHLLFRVSWVYSARGRNFLRTMLRLAEERDELRVVDDQIGAPTPAHWIAEATAKAIVIAAPSIGEHQAAPPSGIWHLAPAGETSWHGFADAIFNLAVAEGLVSRRPKVLPVASSEYPTPARRPARSLLDASRLQRDFGIGLPHWHEGLAQVLADLKR; encoded by the coding sequence ATGCGGATCCTGCTGACCGGCGCCAACGGCCAGGTAGGCCACGCGCTGCGGGCCAGCCTGGCGCCCCTGGGTGAAGTGGTGTGCGCGACCCGGGACGGGAAGTTGGCCGAGGACGGCTCGGCCTGCCAGATCGCCGACCTGGATCAGCCGGACAGCCTCACCCGCCTCGTCGATCAGCTGACACCGGACCTGGTGGTCAACGCCGCGGCCTATACCGCCGTGGACCGGGCCGAATCGGAGCCCGATGCCGCATTCCGCGCCAATGCCGAAGCCGTGGAGGCCATGGCCGCCGCCTGTGCGAAGCGCGGCGCGCTGATGGTCCACTATTCCACCGACTACGTCTTTCCAGGAAACGACCCGCGCCCCCGCCGCGAGGAAGATCCCACCGGGCCGCTCAACGTCTACGGCGCCAGCAAGCTGGCCGGCGAAGAGGCCATCCGCGCCAGCGATTGCCAGCACCTGCTGTTCCGCGTCTCCTGGGTGTACTCGGCGCGCGGCCGCAACTTCCTGCGCACCATGCTGCGCCTGGCCGAAGAGCGCGACGAGCTGCGGGTAGTGGACGACCAGATCGGCGCGCCAACGCCGGCGCACTGGATTGCGGAGGCCACGGCGAAGGCGATCGTTATCGCTGCACCATCCATCGGTGAGCACCAGGCAGCCCCCCCGAGCGGCATCTGGCACCTCGCGCCAGCCGGTGAAACATCCTGGCACGGCTTCGCAGATGCGATCTTCAACCTCGCCGTCGCAGAGGGCCTGGTGTCCCGGCGCCCCAAGGTCCTTCCCGTCGCGAGCTCGGAATACCCGACCCCGGCACGTCGCCCGGCCCGATCACTGCTCGATGCGTCACGATTGCAGCGGGATTTCGGCATTGGGCTGCCACACTGGCACGAAGGCCTGGCGCAGGTCCTGGCGGACCTCAAACGGTAG
- the rfbC gene encoding dTDP-4-dehydrorhamnose 3,5-epimerase, whose translation MRIIETDLPGCLVIEPRQFGDSRGWFMESWNRDRYAGHGIGPDFLQSNLSRSAKGVLRGLHYQWPDPQGKLVSVLEGEVYDVAVDIRLGSPRYGQWTAAILSAENRRQLWVPPGFAHGFVALSETTLVSYLCTAAYDAEADAALCWDDPDLAIDWPVARPQLSAKDTAAPRLGEVDAARLPEFEAP comes from the coding sequence ATGAGGATCATCGAGACCGACCTGCCCGGCTGCCTGGTCATCGAACCGCGGCAGTTCGGCGATTCCCGCGGCTGGTTCATGGAATCGTGGAACCGGGACCGCTACGCGGGGCACGGCATCGGGCCGGATTTCTTGCAGTCCAACCTCTCGCGCTCCGCCAAGGGCGTGCTGCGCGGCCTCCACTACCAGTGGCCCGACCCCCAGGGCAAGCTGGTGAGCGTGCTGGAAGGCGAGGTGTACGACGTGGCCGTGGACATCCGCCTCGGCTCGCCGCGCTACGGGCAGTGGACCGCTGCGATCCTGTCGGCGGAGAACCGGCGCCAGCTCTGGGTTCCGCCGGGATTCGCGCATGGTTTTGTTGCGCTGTCGGAAACCACGCTGGTGTCCTACCTGTGCACGGCGGCGTACGACGCCGAAGCGGACGCCGCGCTGTGCTGGGATGACCCGGACCTGGCGATCGACTGGCCGGTGGCCCGGCCGCAGCTGTCGGCCAAGGACACCGCGGCGCCCAGGCTGGGCGAAGTGGACGCCGCGCGCCTGCCGGAATTCGAGGCCCCCTGA
- the rfbA gene encoding glucose-1-phosphate thymidylyltransferase RfbA produces MARKGIILAGGSGTRLYPITRAVSKQLLPVYDKPMIYYPLGVLMLAGIREILVINTPHEQPLFQQLLGDGSQWGLDIQYAVQPSPDGLAQAFTIGRDFINGQPNCLVLGDNIFYGHGLSGALKNAGARREGATVFGYHVSDPQRYGVPVFGADGRLVDIEEKPENPRSNFAITGLYFYDGTVADRAATLRPSARGELEITDLNRLYLADNALHMETLSRGTAWLDTGTHESLLQAAAFIETIQTRQGLQVCCPEEIAWKAGWIDDEQLLRLAAPLAKNGYGAYLESLPSRSGPAA; encoded by the coding sequence ATGGCACGCAAGGGCATCATCCTCGCCGGCGGCTCCGGCACCCGGCTGTATCCGATCACCCGCGCGGTCAGCAAGCAGCTGCTGCCGGTGTACGACAAGCCGATGATCTACTACCCGCTGGGCGTGCTGATGCTGGCCGGGATCCGCGAGATCCTGGTGATCAACACCCCGCACGAGCAGCCGCTGTTCCAGCAGCTGCTGGGGGATGGTTCCCAGTGGGGGCTGGACATCCAGTACGCCGTGCAGCCCAGCCCGGATGGCCTGGCGCAGGCGTTCACCATCGGCCGGGATTTCATCAACGGGCAGCCGAACTGCCTGGTGCTCGGCGACAACATTTTCTACGGACATGGCCTGAGCGGCGCGCTCAAAAACGCCGGTGCGCGGCGCGAGGGCGCCACCGTGTTCGGCTACCACGTCAGCGACCCGCAGCGCTATGGCGTGCCGGTGTTCGGTGCCGACGGCCGGCTGGTCGATATCGAAGAGAAGCCGGAAAACCCGCGCTCCAACTTCGCCATCACCGGGCTGTACTTCTACGACGGCACCGTCGCCGATCGCGCTGCAACTTTGCGACCTTCGGCGCGCGGGGAGCTTGAAATCACCGACCTCAACCGGCTGTACCTGGCCGACAACGCACTGCACATGGAAACCCTGAGCCGCGGCACCGCCTGGCTGGATACCGGCACCCATGAGTCACTGCTGCAGGCGGCCGCCTTCATCGAGACCATCCAGACCCGGCAGGGCCTGCAGGTGTGCTGCCCGGAGGAGATCGCGTGGAAGGCGGGCTGGATCGACGACGAGCAGCTGCTGCGCTTGGCCGCGCCCTTGGCGAAGAACGGCTATGGCGCGTACCTGGAGTCCCTGCCCTCCCGCAGCGGGCCGGCGGCATGA
- the rfbB gene encoding dTDP-glucose 4,6-dehydratase — protein MTTTWLVTGGAGFIGANFVLDAVAAGVRVVNLDLLTYAGNLDNLNALDGHPNHVFVRGDIGDHELVAQLLRDHRPAAIVNFAAESHVDRSIDGPAAFIQTNVVGTLALLECAREYWRSLPEGRRDAFRFLHVSTDEVYGSLGDEGLFTETTPYAPNSPYSASKAASDHLVRAFHHTWGLPALTTNCSNNYGPYQFPEKLIPLVIARGVAGEPLPVYGDGRNVRDWLYVKDHCTAIRRVLEAGRVGEVYNIGGNAERRNIEVVQTICRLLDERRPRADGQPRAKQIEFVRDRPGHDHRYAIDAGKIRRELGWTPSTGFEEGIAMTVDWYLANSAWTQRILDGGYRLQRLGQEA, from the coding sequence GTGACCACAACCTGGCTCGTCACCGGCGGCGCCGGCTTCATCGGCGCGAACTTCGTGCTCGATGCGGTGGCGGCCGGGGTGCGGGTGGTGAATCTGGACCTGCTGACCTACGCAGGCAACCTGGACAACCTCAACGCTTTGGACGGGCACCCGAATCACGTCTTCGTGCGGGGCGATATCGGCGATCACGAGCTGGTTGCGCAGCTGCTGCGCGACCACCGCCCCGCGGCCATCGTCAACTTCGCCGCCGAAAGCCACGTCGACCGCTCGATCGATGGCCCGGCCGCCTTCATCCAGACCAACGTCGTCGGCACGCTCGCACTGCTGGAGTGCGCGCGCGAATACTGGCGCTCGCTGCCGGAAGGCCGCAGGGACGCCTTTCGCTTCCTGCATGTCTCCACCGACGAAGTCTACGGCTCGCTCGGCGACGAGGGCCTGTTCACCGAGACCACGCCCTACGCTCCCAACTCGCCCTACTCCGCCTCCAAGGCCGCCTCCGACCACCTGGTGCGCGCGTTCCACCACACCTGGGGGCTGCCGGCGCTCACCACCAACTGCTCCAACAACTATGGGCCGTACCAGTTCCCCGAGAAGCTGATCCCGCTGGTGATCGCCAGGGGCGTGGCCGGCGAGCCGCTGCCGGTGTATGGCGACGGCCGCAACGTGCGCGACTGGCTCTACGTCAAGGACCACTGCACGGCCATCCGGCGCGTGCTCGAAGCCGGGCGCGTGGGCGAGGTGTACAACATCGGCGGCAACGCCGAGCGCCGGAACATCGAGGTGGTCCAGACCATCTGCCGGCTGCTGGACGAGCGCCGCCCGCGCGCCGACGGCCAGCCGCGCGCCAAGCAGATCGAATTCGTGCGCGACCGGCCCGGCCACGACCACCGCTACGCCATCGACGCCGGCAAGATCCGCCGGGAACTGGGCTGGACCCCTTCGACCGGTTTCGAGGAAGGCATCGCCATGACCGTGGACTGGTACCTTGCCAACAGCGCCTGGACCCAGCGGATCCTCGACGGTGGATACCGCCTGCAGCGTCTTGGACAGGAGGCCTGA
- a CDS encoding electron transfer flavoprotein-ubiquinone oxidoreductase, translating to MNQPAEAPERDVMEYDVVTVGAGPAGLAFAIRLKQLDPEINVCVIEKSSTIGAHILSGAVIEPGPLDALLPGWRDNPPPICVPAKEDEFWLLSKDGGRKAPFIPPGMNNHGNFIVSLGAMCAWLAPQAEALGVDVFPGFAAAETLHAEDGTVLGVRIGDMGIAKDGSHKPGYTQGIDIKARVTVLAEGARGHLTKRLVKKFQLDKGHDPQAYSIGIKELWQLPEDRVTPGKIVHTLGWPADSRTYGGSFIYHLENDQVAIGYVTGLDYEDPNYKPWEAFQQFKHHPMVKPLLEGGNIISAGARAIATGGWQSVPTTEMPGAVLIGDTAGLLNVPKIKGTHQAIRSGMLAAEHLAANELKPDGYDAKLRDSDAMKELRKVRNVKPGFKKGMWFGLANAAWETAVGGLSPWTMKVTPDWSSLEKVDEYEAPDRHWIVQRDLAPRDRLAGVYFAATEHDEDQPVHLIVHDPEICVTRCAVEYNNPCTRFCPAAVYEIVEDAEAEHGKRLQINAANCVHCKTCDIKDPYEIITWVTPEGGSGPNYQNL from the coding sequence ATGAACCAGCCAGCCGAAGCCCCCGAGCGCGACGTCATGGAATACGACGTGGTCACGGTGGGCGCCGGGCCCGCCGGCCTGGCGTTCGCGATCCGGCTCAAGCAGCTGGACCCGGAGATCAACGTCTGCGTGATCGAGAAATCCAGCACCATCGGCGCCCACATCCTCTCCGGCGCGGTGATCGAGCCCGGGCCGCTGGACGCCCTGCTCCCCGGCTGGCGCGACAATCCACCGCCGATCTGCGTGCCGGCCAAGGAGGATGAGTTCTGGCTGCTGTCGAAGGACGGCGGCCGCAAGGCGCCCTTCATCCCGCCGGGGATGAACAACCACGGCAACTTCATCGTCTCATTGGGCGCCATGTGCGCCTGGCTGGCGCCGCAGGCCGAAGCACTGGGCGTGGACGTGTTCCCGGGCTTCGCCGCCGCCGAGACCCTGCACGCCGAAGACGGCACGGTGCTGGGCGTACGCATCGGCGACATGGGCATCGCCAAGGACGGGTCGCACAAGCCCGGCTACACCCAGGGCATCGACATCAAGGCCAGGGTGACCGTGCTGGCCGAAGGCGCGCGCGGGCACCTGACCAAGCGGCTGGTGAAGAAGTTCCAGCTCGACAAGGGCCACGACCCGCAGGCGTACTCGATCGGCATCAAGGAGCTGTGGCAGCTGCCCGAAGACCGGGTGACCCCCGGCAAGATCGTGCACACCCTGGGCTGGCCGGCCGACAGCCGCACCTACGGCGGCAGCTTCATCTACCACCTGGAGAACGACCAGGTGGCTATCGGCTACGTCACCGGGCTGGATTACGAGGATCCCAATTACAAGCCCTGGGAGGCGTTCCAGCAGTTCAAGCACCACCCGATGGTCAAGCCGCTGCTGGAAGGCGGCAACATCATCTCCGCCGGCGCGCGCGCGATCGCCACCGGCGGCTGGCAGTCCGTGCCCACCACCGAGATGCCCGGCGCCGTGCTGATCGGCGACACCGCCGGCCTGCTCAACGTGCCCAAGATCAAGGGCACCCACCAGGCCATCCGCAGCGGCATGCTGGCCGCCGAGCACCTGGCCGCGAACGAACTCAAGCCGGACGGCTACGACGCGAAGCTTCGCGACTCCGACGCGATGAAGGAGCTGCGCAAAGTCCGCAATGTGAAGCCGGGCTTCAAGAAGGGCATGTGGTTCGGCCTGGCCAACGCCGCCTGGGAAACCGCCGTTGGCGGGCTCTCGCCCTGGACCATGAAGGTGACGCCGGACTGGAGCTCGCTGGAGAAGGTGGACGAGTACGAAGCGCCCGACCGCCACTGGATCGTGCAGCGCGACCTCGCCCCGCGCGACCGCCTGGCCGGCGTGTACTTCGCGGCCACCGAGCACGACGAAGACCAGCCCGTGCACCTGATCGTGCACGATCCGGAAATCTGCGTGACCCGCTGCGCGGTGGAATACAACAACCCCTGCACCCGCTTCTGCCCGGCCGCCGTGTACGAGATCGTCGAGGACGCGGAGGCCGAGCACGGCAAACGCCTGCAGATCAACGCGGCCAACTGCGTGCACTGCAAGACCTGTGACATCAAGGACCCCTACGAGATCATCACCTGGGTGACGCCCGAGGGCGGCTCTGGGCCGAACTACCAGAACCTGTGA
- the metF gene encoding methylenetetrahydrofolate reductase [NAD(P)H], translated as MTQISFEFYPPKNDQQRAQLDRTAERLKAHDPEYVSCTFGAGGSTLRYTPETVRRLHQEHGFVAAPHLSCVGGTREEIHDLLQLYRAIGCNRLVALRGDMPSGMGQIGEMRYASELVEFIREATGDHFRIEVGCYPETHPQADDALADIRWFKAKVDAGADAAITQYFYNADAYFHFVDAARAAGIEVPIVPGIMPISNFSQLRRFSQSCGAEIPRWISKRMMALGDDVDAIREFGADVVAAMCRRLLDGGAPGLHIYTLNMARPTQAILSRL; from the coding sequence ATGACCCAGATCAGCTTCGAGTTCTATCCACCCAAGAACGACCAGCAGCGCGCGCAGCTGGACCGCACCGCCGAGCGGCTCAAGGCCCACGACCCGGAATACGTCTCCTGCACCTTCGGCGCCGGCGGCTCCACCCTGCGCTACACCCCGGAGACCGTGCGCCGCCTGCACCAGGAGCACGGCTTCGTCGCCGCGCCGCACCTGTCCTGCGTGGGCGGCACGCGCGAGGAAATCCACGACCTGCTGCAGCTGTACCGCGCCATCGGCTGCAACCGGCTGGTGGCCCTGCGCGGCGACATGCCCTCGGGGATGGGCCAGATCGGCGAGATGCGCTATGCCTCCGAACTGGTGGAATTCATCCGCGAGGCCACCGGCGACCATTTCCGCATCGAGGTCGGCTGCTACCCGGAAACCCACCCCCAGGCCGACGATGCCCTGGCGGACATCCGCTGGTTCAAGGCCAAGGTGGATGCGGGCGCGGATGCCGCCATCACCCAGTATTTCTACAACGCCGACGCGTACTTCCACTTCGTGGATGCGGCGCGGGCCGCGGGGATCGAGGTTCCGATCGTGCCCGGGATCATGCCGATCTCCAATTTTTCCCAGCTGCGCCGGTTCTCGCAGTCCTGCGGCGCGGAAATCCCGCGCTGGATCAGCAAGCGGATGATGGCCCTGGGCGATGACGTGGACGCCATCCGCGAATTCGGCGCCGATGTGGTGGCCGCCATGTGCCGGCGGCTGCTGGACGGTGGCGCGCCCGGCCTGCACATCTACACCCTGAACATGGCAAGGCCCACCCAGGCGATCCTCAGCCGCCTGTAG
- a CDS encoding DUF3228 family protein, with amino-acid sequence MKIELTPFARARLFPDQGRGNTIQDCTPEEFERHLNEQPPLKVLDGYAPFCKLHVHRNWTSTRCLTVPITDGNRHLLRSAYEARSKKELPVLVRWFEGVEPPVAEYFVVILYSAEQLQKEGQPIQGDWGVVGCLYTLEPEEIPMAPITMMRNALGVEEGGSGVPIDREAYRRSVEFWDNNANWRP; translated from the coding sequence ATGAAAATCGAACTGACCCCTTTTGCCCGCGCCCGGCTGTTCCCGGACCAGGGCCGTGGCAACACCATCCAGGACTGCACGCCGGAGGAATTCGAGCGGCATCTCAATGAGCAGCCGCCGCTGAAGGTGCTGGACGGCTATGCGCCGTTCTGCAAGCTGCACGTGCACCGCAACTGGACCTCCACCCGCTGCCTCACCGTGCCGATCACCGACGGCAACCGGCACCTGCTGCGCTCGGCCTACGAGGCGCGCTCCAAGAAGGAGCTGCCGGTGCTGGTGCGCTGGTTCGAGGGCGTGGAGCCGCCGGTGGCGGAGTATTTCGTGGTGATCCTCTACAGCGCGGAACAGCTGCAGAAGGAAGGCCAGCCCATCCAGGGCGACTGGGGCGTGGTGGGGTGCTTGTACACGCTGGAGCCCGAGGAAATCCCGATGGCGCCGATCACCATGATGCGCAACGCGCTGGGGGTGGAAGAGGGCGGATCGGGCGTGCCGATCGACCGCGAGGCCTACCGGCGTTCGGTGGAGTTCTGGGACAACAACGCCAACTGGCGCCCCTGA